Proteins found in one Massilia sp. H6 genomic segment:
- a CDS encoding prolyl oligopeptidase family protein: MTLRHATLVTLLAAAFVATPALAHTCPANGTPLDYPVTKTSGQTDNYHGTTVADPYRWLEDANSADTKQWVTAQNKLTQAYLAEIPQRAAIRARLTKLWNYERFSVPGKEGGQYFYTRNDGLQNQSVLFTQKSLGDTPRVLLDPNTLAADGTVALAGIEVSPDGKLLAYSTAASGSDWNEIRVRDIATGKDLEDHIKFVKFSSTAWTKDGKGFFYSRYDEPKEATKLADVNYFQKLYFHRIGTPQSLDTLVYDRPDQKEWGFGGQTTDDGRYLVITTTKGTAPKYRVSYKDLSKPDAKVVDLIDNFDAGYTFIDNIGSVFYFSTDRNAPKKRIVAIDVTKPAPSNWKEIVGENADTLVGADIINNQLVLEYLKDARSVVRVHALDGKPVREIALPGIGSVGGLAGKRGDTETFYSFTGYTTPTTIYRLDMKTGKSTVFRQPKVDFTPADYETRQQFYTSRDGTKVPMFIVSKKGLKLDGSNPTYLYGYGGFNVALTPSFSPANLAWMEMGGVYVVANLRGGGEYGEAWHQAGTKLQKQNVFDDFIGAAEWLIANKVTSPEKLAIGGGSNGGLLVGAAMTQRPELFGAAIPAVGVMDMLRFHKFTIGWAWTSDYGSSENPEEFKALVKYSPLHNLKKGSCYPATMVTTADHDDRVVPAHSFKYAAAAQAAQGGAAPILIRIDTKAGHGAGKPTTKLIEEVADRWGFLARELRVGDGEKAVGGNH, from the coding sequence ATGACCCTGAGACACGCAACGCTCGTCACCCTGCTGGCCGCCGCATTCGTCGCCACCCCGGCGCTGGCGCACACCTGCCCCGCCAACGGGACCCCGCTGGATTACCCGGTGACCAAGACCTCTGGCCAGACCGACAATTATCATGGCACCACGGTGGCCGACCCCTATCGCTGGCTGGAAGACGCCAACAGCGCCGACACCAAGCAATGGGTCACCGCGCAGAACAAGCTGACCCAGGCCTACCTGGCCGAGATTCCGCAACGCGCGGCCATCCGCGCGCGCCTGACCAAGCTGTGGAATTACGAGCGCTTCAGCGTGCCTGGCAAGGAAGGCGGCCAGTATTTCTACACCCGCAACGACGGCTTGCAGAACCAGTCGGTCCTGTTCACCCAGAAAAGCCTGGGCGACACCCCGCGCGTGCTGCTCGACCCGAACACCCTGGCCGCCGACGGCACCGTTGCCCTGGCCGGCATCGAAGTGAGCCCCGACGGCAAGCTGCTGGCCTACAGCACCGCGGCCTCGGGTTCGGACTGGAACGAGATCCGGGTGCGCGACATCGCCACCGGCAAGGATCTGGAAGACCACATCAAGTTCGTCAAGTTCTCGAGCACGGCCTGGACCAAGGATGGCAAGGGCTTCTTCTACAGCCGCTACGACGAGCCGAAAGAGGCGACCAAGCTGGCCGACGTCAACTATTTCCAGAAACTGTATTTCCACCGCATCGGCACCCCGCAAAGTCTCGACACCCTGGTGTACGACCGTCCCGACCAGAAGGAATGGGGCTTCGGTGGCCAGACCACCGACGATGGCCGCTACCTGGTCATCACCACGACCAAGGGCACCGCGCCGAAATACCGCGTGTCGTACAAGGACCTGAGCAAACCCGATGCGAAAGTTGTCGACCTGATCGACAACTTCGACGCCGGCTATACCTTCATCGATAACATTGGCAGCGTGTTTTATTTCAGCACCGACCGCAATGCGCCGAAAAAACGCATCGTGGCGATCGACGTCACCAAGCCTGCCCCATCCAACTGGAAGGAAATCGTCGGCGAAAACGCCGATACCCTCGTTGGCGCCGACATCATCAACAACCAGCTGGTGCTCGAATACCTGAAAGACGCGCGCAGCGTAGTGCGCGTGCATGCGCTCGATGGCAAGCCGGTGCGCGAGATCGCCCTGCCTGGCATCGGCTCGGTAGGCGGCCTGGCGGGCAAGCGCGGCGACACCGAGACCTTCTACTCGTTTACCGGTTATACCACCCCGACCACGATCTATCGCCTGGACATGAAGACCGGCAAGAGCACCGTGTTCCGCCAGCCGAAGGTCGATTTCACGCCGGCCGATTATGAAACCCGCCAGCAGTTCTACACCAGCCGCGACGGCACCAAGGTGCCGATGTTCATCGTGTCGAAAAAAGGCCTGAAGCTCGACGGCTCGAACCCGACCTACCTGTACGGCTACGGCGGCTTCAATGTCGCGCTGACCCCGTCCTTCTCGCCGGCCAACCTGGCCTGGATGGAAATGGGTGGCGTCTACGTGGTGGCCAACCTGCGCGGCGGCGGCGAATATGGCGAAGCCTGGCACCAGGCCGGTACCAAGCTGCAGAAACAGAACGTGTTCGACGACTTTATCGGTGCGGCCGAATGGCTGATCGCCAACAAGGTGACCTCGCCCGAGAAACTGGCGATCGGCGGCGGCTCCAACGGCGGCCTGCTGGTGGGCGCGGCCATGACCCAGCGTCCGGAACTGTTCGGCGCGGCGATTCCCGCCGTGGGCGTCATGGACATGCTGCGCTTCCACAAGTTCACGATCGGCTGGGCCTGGACCTCGGACTACGGCTCCTCGGAAAACCCCGAAGAGTTCAAGGCCCTGGTCAAGTATTCGCCGCTGCACAACCTCAAGAAAGGCAGCTGCTATCCGGCCACCATGGTCACCACCGCCGACCACGACGACCGCGTGGTTCCCGCGCACAGCTTCAAGTACGCCGCGGCGGCCCAGGCCGCGCAAGGCGGGGCCGCCCCGATCCTGATCCGCATCGATACCAAGGCAGGGCATGGCGCGGGCAAGCCGACCACCAAGCTGATCGAAGAAGTGGCGGACCGCTGGGGCTTCCTGGCGCGCGAGCTGCGCGTTGGAGATGGCGAGAAAGCGGTGGGCGGTAATCACTAA
- a CDS encoding CHAT domain-containing protein yields the protein MSDSAVDRPISLTITGRRLDSKPMPAAFLRTGPRRTATPDPGAAPTAQDADDDLLPPGLVVLDVIDVSPATRDTEATRISLQVEPGQIVVLELADGGTLVANPSRLKEALDRAGASQSRNSTLSDLDKLGPDTGRHRGALAMLKGVISKISLIAVPDSIEDTLLQGIDLAQDGISWLGTKALMAAIEGRQTYHGLCRWKYQADDVDELASVILTTPGDQPPPDAELLVFVHGTGSSTLGSFGHLRTAEPELWNDLCGHYGDHIYGFEHRTLSQSPIENALELVQSLPHGAHISLVSHSRGGLVADLLCLADFGAQIEHYRYPFHSPGTRDAKQRRDILRGLEDAYGEQRELLLKLAGELRERKLVIRRYARIASPANGTLLASGNFDVFLSGLLTLLHAVPFLYTSVLYRIFRRAVIEIAKRRTDPHLVPGIEAMLPDSPLAQFLSEALVKPDIQMAVIAGDVDGGDMLSRLRVALTDFVLFDKQDNDLVVDTPAMLAGIAPQAKARVLFERGAHVSHFRYCSNSSSRLALRDWLISRDPTKLDRFIAIPGREAITKELEVAKRRGNGGTARLPIVVVLPDMMASHLKEKHTQLWYPPVPGDRGLELLALNGRNVEATEVIDVLYAKLCAELVPTHQVFTFPYDWRQPLRKLGERLASFLERFRDTPEPVRLIAHGMGGLLVRACTHASEQRILEVLMRRDGARIVMLGTANRGTHAVVADLLGKGDGLRSLWRQQFRSTNFHDLLSTFAAFPGMLSMLPTRDFADAFDIAPGASDRNYYNEAYWRKLSELFSDRWFGENCGAVPNQALLSEAGWLAAHDAQLEQRGETPLPSGAEPKTIYVFGVAQSTPCGIAEAQAGLLGTAAGDGIVTWESGRLPWIDSYYFMPARHGDLLATQEHFPAILELLKTGTTRLLAHEPPTRPADMSGTVLYDAAPPTAADTEAVQRCLVGGSLRSRVPAGPLRRLDVTVRAMDLRFVSSPIMVGHYEQDPISGAEAQIDRELLDGDLSRRYNLGAYAGARGSATVVLRDASSSKPGGRLSGAVVAGLGRYDGTLSASELTEAVRVGALRFLLQVMDVLGKDERQLELSSLLLGFNSSANLSVASSVEALVRGVMSANERFHERTGLNIRIGVLNIVELYLDTAIAAVYALRDLRDRLKQIAYKQHTELSVCDELVSGEGVRQRLHDTTEASYWPRIIITDASHAEEHAFAEPLPIPTGQKEAPIADRLRFMYIGSRARAETTVQQRQPSLIETLVRQQIDSHKWNPDFGRMLFQLMVPHDFKDAVRQLDRLVLVVDGYTANLPWELMLADSAPDGGNDLDHEQTPLAVRASVVRQLSALRYRPQVVQAIAYSALVIGNPSVRGFRTAFADSGGNSRTNGSLAPLRGARDEASTIQQVLTKHGYEVEGLIGEIGDVGAHAQSDSAAQTQATALARSSERHGPRVDGGRGEPTDATHVLAALYRQPWRILHVSGHGVYNIKHKDGRFRSGVVLSDGLLITAAEVAAMEVVPELVFLNSCHSGQFDGGRQSNRLAASIARELIEIGVRCVLVAGWAVDDALARMFGTTFYEQLLGQRKQFGEAVKAARKTVWDENRADLTWGAFQAYGDPGWMAEAGTDNADGPVKETQFVSLEEMLDALSDLRVRLSHRREAFADKDSALITKQLELLLTKRCQPKWLERPELHAAIGATRRELNQIRQAYDAFLRAVQLEDKFGQVSVRNIEQLAEVEAQYGEQCAERALTRENGEEVDQIKLQQDLEESGLLLERALLRLVALDRLSSVDAGERCLGRAGPDQPPATAGLAVPATAPPKCQRQALRGRIHRRKASVHARHLLAPCGRRIEQATWIQDQMEEELRHATDAYKVAEGSPALGHFAPQLALSRLALEALAGLHTTPEAQGPAITFARLCAHDADTGQSGNAAAALLRAKALLVETLITGILGDDGPGGQAAFENILQGYADATRGIALKPSELDAIVTDIEELARLYGALSTRDQGPDESWARIARTREHITDNLRKLARRLQPARTQAGGKRI from the coding sequence ATGTCCGATAGTGCTGTCGACCGCCCGATAAGCTTGACGATTACAGGACGCAGGCTCGACTCAAAGCCTATGCCCGCCGCCTTCCTGCGTACCGGACCGCGGCGAACCGCGACACCGGATCCAGGCGCTGCCCCCACGGCCCAGGACGCAGATGACGACCTTCTGCCCCCTGGCTTGGTGGTGTTGGACGTCATCGATGTCAGCCCCGCCACCCGCGATACGGAAGCGACACGGATCTCCCTGCAAGTCGAGCCCGGCCAGATCGTCGTCCTCGAGCTGGCCGACGGCGGCACACTCGTTGCTAACCCCAGCCGGCTGAAGGAGGCACTGGATCGTGCCGGCGCGAGCCAGTCTCGGAACAGCACTCTGTCCGATCTCGACAAGCTGGGGCCGGACACCGGCAGGCATCGCGGTGCCTTGGCCATGTTAAAGGGGGTCATCTCCAAGATCAGCCTGATCGCGGTGCCGGATAGCATCGAGGACACCTTGTTGCAAGGTATCGACTTGGCGCAGGACGGCATCTCCTGGCTCGGCACCAAGGCACTGATGGCAGCCATCGAGGGGCGCCAGACCTACCACGGCTTGTGCCGTTGGAAATACCAGGCGGACGATGTCGACGAGCTCGCCAGCGTGATCCTCACCACACCCGGTGATCAACCGCCGCCGGATGCTGAACTACTCGTCTTCGTGCATGGAACCGGCTCAAGCACCCTCGGCAGCTTCGGTCATCTGCGGACGGCCGAACCAGAGCTTTGGAACGACCTCTGCGGGCATTATGGGGACCATATCTATGGGTTCGAACACCGAACCCTGTCGCAAAGTCCGATCGAAAACGCACTCGAACTGGTCCAATCCCTGCCCCACGGCGCCCACATTTCTCTGGTGTCGCACTCCCGTGGGGGACTGGTTGCCGACCTGCTGTGCCTCGCCGACTTCGGCGCCCAGATCGAGCATTATAGGTATCCATTCCACTCGCCCGGCACGCGCGACGCCAAGCAGCGCAGAGACATCCTGCGCGGGCTCGAAGACGCCTATGGCGAGCAGCGGGAACTGCTGCTGAAGCTTGCCGGGGAATTACGTGAGCGCAAACTCGTCATCCGCAGGTATGCCCGCATCGCAAGCCCGGCCAACGGTACTCTATTGGCCAGTGGAAACTTTGATGTTTTCCTGTCGGGCTTGCTAACACTTCTGCATGCCGTCCCCTTCCTGTACACCAGCGTGTTATATCGGATATTCCGTCGTGCAGTCATCGAAATCGCCAAGCGCCGCACCGACCCGCACCTGGTACCCGGCATCGAGGCCATGCTGCCGGATTCGCCCCTGGCCCAGTTCCTGTCCGAGGCGCTGGTCAAACCGGACATCCAGATGGCTGTGATTGCCGGCGACGTCGATGGTGGTGACATGCTCAGCCGCCTGCGCGTGGCGCTCACAGATTTCGTCCTGTTCGACAAGCAGGACAATGACCTCGTTGTCGACACCCCCGCCATGCTGGCCGGTATCGCGCCCCAGGCCAAGGCCAGGGTATTGTTCGAACGCGGGGCCCACGTTTCCCACTTCCGCTATTGCAGCAACAGCTCCAGCCGCCTGGCGCTGCGAGACTGGCTGATCAGCCGCGATCCCACCAAGCTGGATCGTTTTATCGCGATTCCGGGGCGCGAAGCCATTACCAAGGAATTGGAAGTCGCCAAACGGCGTGGTAATGGCGGTACGGCGCGCCTGCCGATAGTGGTGGTCTTGCCCGACATGATGGCTTCGCACCTGAAAGAGAAACATACGCAGCTGTGGTATCCACCGGTCCCGGGCGACAGGGGACTGGAACTGCTCGCACTGAACGGACGCAACGTCGAGGCAACCGAGGTGATCGACGTCCTGTACGCGAAACTGTGCGCTGAGCTTGTCCCAACCCACCAAGTGTTCACCTTCCCCTACGACTGGCGCCAGCCACTGAGGAAACTGGGCGAACGGCTGGCCAGCTTTCTCGAACGTTTTCGCGATACCCCGGAGCCGGTAAGGCTGATCGCACACGGGATGGGCGGCCTGCTGGTGCGAGCCTGCACCCATGCCTCCGAACAGCGGATCTTGGAGGTACTGATGCGGCGCGACGGCGCGCGGATCGTGATGCTCGGCACTGCCAACCGCGGCACACATGCCGTGGTGGCCGATCTGCTGGGCAAGGGCGATGGCTTGCGCTCGCTCTGGCGGCAACAGTTCAGGAGCACCAATTTCCACGACCTGCTGTCGACCTTCGCTGCTTTCCCTGGCATGCTTTCAATGCTTCCTACGCGCGACTTTGCCGACGCGTTCGATATCGCCCCTGGCGCAAGCGATCGCAACTACTACAACGAAGCTTATTGGCGGAAATTGTCTGAGCTGTTCTCCGACCGCTGGTTCGGTGAGAACTGCGGTGCCGTGCCGAATCAGGCCTTGCTGTCCGAAGCCGGGTGGCTGGCCGCGCATGACGCCCAGCTTGAGCAGCGTGGCGAAACGCCTTTGCCAAGTGGCGCCGAACCGAAGACGATCTACGTCTTCGGCGTTGCGCAGAGCACGCCATGCGGGATCGCCGAGGCGCAGGCGGGCCTGCTCGGCACGGCAGCCGGCGACGGCATCGTCACGTGGGAATCCGGGCGCCTGCCCTGGATCGATAGTTACTACTTTATGCCGGCGCGCCATGGCGACTTGCTGGCCACGCAGGAGCATTTTCCGGCCATCCTGGAACTGCTCAAAACCGGGACAACGCGTCTGCTAGCACACGAGCCGCCGACGCGCCCCGCGGACATGAGCGGCACGGTCCTCTACGACGCTGCCCCGCCGACCGCCGCCGATACGGAGGCAGTGCAGCGCTGCCTGGTCGGCGGCTCATTGCGAAGCCGGGTGCCGGCCGGACCGCTACGCCGACTGGATGTGACCGTGCGGGCAATGGACCTGCGCTTCGTGTCCAGCCCTATCATGGTGGGGCACTACGAACAGGATCCGATCTCCGGCGCAGAGGCGCAGATCGACCGCGAGCTGCTGGATGGCGACCTGAGCAGGCGTTACAACCTGGGCGCGTATGCCGGCGCGCGCGGTAGCGCAACCGTCGTGCTGCGCGACGCCAGCTCGAGCAAACCCGGCGGCCGCCTGAGCGGTGCCGTGGTCGCCGGGCTGGGGCGCTACGACGGCACGCTTAGCGCTTCCGAGCTTACCGAGGCAGTGCGCGTCGGCGCCCTGCGCTTCCTCCTTCAAGTCATGGACGTGCTCGGCAAGGATGAGCGCCAGCTGGAACTCTCATCTTTGCTGCTGGGCTTCAATTCGTCCGCCAACCTGTCGGTCGCCTCGTCGGTCGAGGCGCTGGTGCGCGGCGTCATGTCCGCTAACGAGCGCTTCCACGAGCGGACCGGGCTGAACATCCGGATTGGCGTACTCAATATCGTCGAGCTCTACCTTGATACGGCCATCGCCGCCGTTTATGCCCTGCGCGATCTACGCGACAGGCTGAAGCAAATCGCTTACAAACAGCATACCGAACTCAGCGTATGTGACGAACTCGTGAGCGGCGAAGGCGTGCGACAGCGTCTGCATGACACCACCGAAGCCAGCTATTGGCCCCGCATCATCATCACCGATGCCAGCCATGCCGAGGAGCACGCGTTTGCCGAGCCGCTGCCGATACCGACCGGACAGAAGGAAGCACCGATCGCCGACCGGCTGCGCTTCATGTATATCGGCTCCCGGGCGCGCGCCGAGACCACGGTGCAGCAGCGTCAACCGAGCCTGATCGAAACACTGGTACGGCAGCAGATCGACAGCCACAAATGGAATCCTGATTTCGGCCGTATGCTATTCCAGCTGATGGTGCCCCACGACTTCAAGGATGCTGTGCGCCAGCTCGACCGCCTGGTGCTGGTGGTTGACGGCTATACGGCCAACCTGCCGTGGGAACTGATGCTGGCGGACAGCGCCCCAGACGGTGGCAACGACCTTGACCACGAGCAAACGCCGCTGGCAGTACGCGCTTCCGTGGTTCGTCAGCTCTCCGCCCTGCGCTACCGGCCGCAGGTAGTGCAGGCGATCGCCTACAGCGCGCTGGTCATCGGCAACCCGTCGGTGCGAGGTTTCCGCACAGCTTTTGCCGATAGCGGAGGCAATTCCCGTACGAACGGCAGCCTTGCCCCGTTACGTGGCGCACGCGACGAGGCCAGCACGATCCAACAGGTGCTGACCAAGCACGGTTACGAGGTCGAAGGCCTAATTGGCGAGATCGGAGACGTCGGCGCGCATGCACAGTCCGACTCCGCGGCGCAAACGCAGGCCACGGCGCTGGCGCGTTCGTCCGAGCGCCATGGCCCCCGTGTCGACGGCGGCAGGGGCGAGCCCACCGACGCCACTCACGTACTGGCGGCACTGTACCGCCAGCCATGGCGCATTCTGCATGTCTCCGGTCACGGTGTGTACAACATCAAGCACAAGGACGGCCGCTTCCGCAGCGGCGTCGTGTTGTCGGACGGCCTCTTGATCACCGCGGCTGAAGTGGCCGCCATGGAGGTGGTACCTGAACTAGTCTTCCTGAATTCCTGCCACAGCGGCCAGTTCGACGGTGGACGGCAGAGCAACCGCCTGGCCGCCAGCATCGCACGCGAGCTCATCGAGATCGGTGTGCGCTGCGTATTGGTGGCCGGCTGGGCGGTCGACGACGCCCTTGCGCGAATGTTCGGCACTACGTTCTACGAGCAACTGCTGGGTCAACGCAAGCAGTTCGGGGAGGCAGTCAAGGCCGCGCGAAAGACCGTTTGGGATGAAAACCGGGCCGACCTTACCTGGGGCGCCTTCCAGGCCTACGGTGACCCCGGCTGGATGGCGGAAGCCGGCACCGACAATGCCGACGGACCGGTCAAGGAAACCCAATTCGTGAGCCTGGAAGAAATGCTGGATGCCTTAAGCGATTTGCGGGTTCGCCTCTCGCACCGGCGCGAGGCATTTGCCGACAAAGACAGTGCCCTGATCACAAAGCAACTCGAACTGCTGTTAACCAAGCGCTGCCAGCCCAAATGGCTGGAGCGCCCGGAACTGCATGCTGCCATAGGGGCCACCAGGCGCGAGCTGAACCAGATCAGGCAGGCCTACGATGCGTTCCTGCGCGCTGTACAGCTGGAAGACAAGTTCGGACAAGTGTCGGTCCGCAACATCGAACAATTGGCGGAAGTCGAAGCCCAATACGGGGAACAGTGCGCCGAGCGCGCGCTCACCCGCGAAAACGGCGAAGAGGTGGACCAAATAAAGCTTCAACAGGACCTGGAAGAAAGCGGGTTACTGCTCGAGCGGGCACTGTTACGACTAGTGGCACTCGATCGCCTGTCCAGCGTCGACGCCGGGGAGCGGTGCCTGGGGCGCGCCGGCCCGGACCAGCCGCCAGCCACTGCCGGGCTGGCCGTTCCTGCGACGGCCCCGCCGAAGTGCCAGCGCCAGGCGCTGCGCGGCAGGATCCACCGCCGCAAGGCCAGCGTGCACGCACGTCATTTGCTGGCCCCTTGCGGTCGGCGGATCGAGCAAGCCACTTGGATACAGGACCAGATGGAAGAGGAACTCAGGCACGCTACCGACGCCTACAAGGTAGCCGAAGGCAGTCCGGCACTGGGGCATTTCGCTCCCCAACTGGCCCTGAGCAGGCTCGCGCTGGAGGCTCTCGCGGGCCTCCACACTACTCCAGAGGCGCAAGGTCCGGCGATCACCTTCGCGCGGCTATGTGCGCACGACGCCGATACCGGCCAGTCAGGCAACGCCGCCGCGGCGCTACTCAGGGCAAAGGCCTTGCTGGTGGAAACCCTGATCACCGGGATACTCGGGGACGACGGCCCGGGCGGCCAAGCCGCCTTCGAGAATATCCTGCAAGGCTATGCTGATGCGACCAGGGGTATCGCTCTCAAGCCCTCGGAGCTGGATGCCATCGTGACCGACATCGAGGAGCTGGCGCGCCTATATGGCGCGTTGAGCACGCGAGACCAGGGCCCCGACGAGAGCTGGGCCCGGATTGCCCGGACCCGCGAACACATCACCGATAACCTCAGGAAGCTGGCACGCAGGCTGCAGCCAGCCCGCACTCAAGCGGGAGGCAAGCGCATCTGA
- a CDS encoding helix-turn-helix domain-containing protein: MTKTITNNAPPEVGATLQRMRLARGLTLEDLSRIAGVSKSMLSQIEREKANPTIAITWRLANALGVQIGELLSSEVRSVDLIRVVDAHETPTLPGAHAGYSLRILGPMDLAGKYEWYELTLAPGGELKSQAHDPGTSEHLTVLSGAIELEVGLEKRKIKHGGTARYPADHDHVIRNAGKAEAKALLVVVQR, from the coding sequence ATGACGAAAACCATCACCAATAACGCCCCGCCGGAAGTCGGTGCCACGCTGCAGCGCATGCGCCTGGCGCGCGGCTTGACGCTCGAAGACCTGTCGCGGATCGCGGGGGTGTCCAAGTCGATGCTGTCGCAGATCGAGCGCGAGAAAGCCAATCCGACCATCGCCATCACCTGGCGCCTGGCCAATGCGCTGGGCGTGCAGATCGGCGAGCTGCTGTCGTCCGAGGTGCGCAGCGTGGACCTGATCCGCGTGGTGGACGCCCACGAAACCCCGACCCTGCCTGGCGCCCACGCCGGCTACTCCTTGCGCATTCTGGGCCCGATGGACCTGGCGGGCAAGTACGAATGGTACGAACTGACGCTGGCGCCCGGCGGCGAGCTCAAATCGCAGGCGCACGATCCGGGCACCAGCGAGCACCTGACGGTATTGAGCGGCGCGATCGAGCTCGAGGTAGGGCTTGAAAAACGCAAGATCAAGCATGGCGGAACGGCCAGGTATCCGGCCGACCATGATCATGTGATCAGGAATGCCGGCAAGGCGGAGGCGAAGGCGCTGCTGGTGGTTGTGCAACGCTGA
- the kbl gene encoding glycine C-acetyltransferase encodes MSDQAFYSGLQTKLEALRDDGLFKPERVLASRQGAQVIAQDGRTLINMCANNYLGLSGDPETQKAAAAALEKYGYGLSSVRFICGTQTVHKELEARLSTFLGTEDTILYAAAFDANGGLFEPLFDENDAIISDALNHASIIDGVRLCKAARYRYANNDMADLEQQLIAAVDAGKRHKIIVTDGVFSMDGTIAQLDKIVELAQKYGALTMIDESHASGFMGATGRGTHEHCGVIGKIDIITGTLGKALGGAMGGFTSGRKEVIETLRQKSRPYLFSNTLAPMIAGASLAVLDRISASTALRDRLMDNTAYFRQEIERIGFTIKPGTHPVVPVMLFDAPVAQKFAARMFELGVLLSGFFYPVVPMGQARVRVQLSAAHTREQLDTVLAAFEQAGRELGILKNT; translated from the coding sequence ATGAGCGACCAAGCATTCTATAGCGGCCTTCAGACCAAACTCGAGGCGCTGCGCGACGACGGCCTGTTCAAGCCAGAGCGCGTGCTGGCATCGCGCCAGGGCGCGCAAGTGATCGCGCAGGATGGCCGCACGCTCATCAACATGTGCGCCAATAACTACCTGGGACTGTCAGGCGACCCGGAGACCCAGAAGGCGGCAGCCGCTGCCCTCGAGAAGTATGGCTATGGTTTATCGTCGGTGCGCTTCATCTGCGGCACCCAGACCGTGCACAAGGAACTCGAAGCCAGGCTCTCGACCTTCTTGGGCACCGAAGACACGATCCTGTACGCGGCGGCCTTCGATGCCAACGGCGGCTTGTTCGAACCGCTGTTCGACGAGAACGATGCCATCATCTCGGACGCGCTGAACCACGCCTCGATCATCGACGGCGTGCGTCTGTGCAAGGCCGCGCGCTACCGCTACGCCAACAACGACATGGCCGACCTGGAACAGCAGCTGATTGCCGCCGTCGATGCCGGCAAGCGCCACAAGATCATCGTCACCGATGGCGTGTTCTCGATGGACGGCACCATCGCCCAGCTCGACAAGATCGTCGAACTGGCGCAGAAATACGGCGCGCTGACCATGATCGACGAGTCGCATGCATCTGGCTTCATGGGCGCGACCGGACGCGGCACCCACGAACACTGCGGCGTGATCGGCAAGATTGACATCATCACCGGCACCCTGGGCAAGGCCCTGGGCGGCGCCATGGGCGGCTTTACCTCCGGCCGCAAGGAAGTCATCGAGACCCTGCGCCAGAAGTCGCGGCCCTACCTGTTCTCGAACACGCTGGCCCCGATGATCGCCGGCGCCAGCCTGGCGGTGCTGGACCGCATCTCGGCCTCGACCGCGCTGCGCGACCGCCTGATGGACAACACCGCCTACTTCCGCCAAGAGATCGAGCGCATCGGCTTTACCATCAAGCCGGGCACCCACCCGGTGGTGCCGGTGATGCTGTTCGACGCGCCGGTTGCGCAGAAATTCGCGGCCCGCATGTTCGAGCTGGGCGTGCTGCTGTCGGGCTTCTTTTATCCGGTGGTGCCGATGGGCCAGGCGCGCGTGCGCGTGCAACTGTCGGCCGCGCATACCCGCGAGCAGCTCGACACCGTGCTGGCCGCCTTCGAGCAGGCCGGCCGCGAACTCGGCATCCTCAAGAACACTTAA
- a CDS encoding NAD-dependent epimerase/dehydratase family protein — translation MERILIIGANGQIGSELVTALALQHGQDNVIASDIGSNNVYGAARYVQLDVMDKDRMASLIAAEGVTQVYQLAALLSATGEKAPLKAWSLNMDGLLNILEIARERGEAGKPLKVFWPSSIAAFGPNTPFDHTPQYTVMDPTTIYGISKLAGERLCEYYHSKYGVDVRSIRYPGIISYKSPPGGGTTDYAIAIFHAALKGETYECFLGPDTTLPMIYMPDAIRATIELMDAAPEQVLIRSSYNVAGVSFNPRELALAIQQALPEFQVAYQPDSRQAIADSWPRSLDDSRASADWGWKARIGIEEMVASMLENIDVGITA, via the coding sequence ATGGAACGCATCCTCATCATCGGCGCAAACGGCCAAATCGGCAGCGAACTGGTCACGGCATTGGCGCTGCAACACGGCCAGGACAACGTGATCGCCTCGGACATCGGCAGCAACAACGTGTATGGCGCCGCGCGCTATGTGCAGCTGGACGTGATGGACAAGGACCGAATGGCCAGCCTGATCGCTGCCGAGGGTGTGACCCAGGTCTACCAGCTCGCCGCGCTGCTGTCGGCCACCGGCGAGAAAGCGCCGCTCAAGGCCTGGTCGCTGAACATGGACGGCTTGCTCAACATCCTTGAAATAGCGCGCGAACGTGGCGAGGCCGGCAAGCCGCTGAAGGTCTTCTGGCCGTCGTCGATCGCCGCCTTTGGCCCGAACACCCCGTTTGACCATACCCCGCAATACACGGTGATGGACCCGACCACGATCTACGGCATCAGCAAGCTGGCCGGCGAGCGTCTGTGCGAGTACTACCACAGCAAGTATGGCGTCGATGTGCGCTCGATCCGCTATCCGGGCATCATCAGCTACAAGTCGCCTCCGGGCGGCGGCACCACCGACTATGCGATCGCCATCTTCCACGCCGCGCTCAAGGGCGAGACCTACGAATGCTTCCTGGGACCGGACACGACCCTGCCGATGATCTACATGCCCGACGCGATCCGCGCTACCATCGAGCTGATGGATGCCGCGCCCGAGCAAGTGCTGATCCGCTCGTCGTACAACGTGGCCGGCGTGTCGTTCAACCCGCGCGAACTGGCGCTCGCCATCCAGCAGGCACTGCCAGAATTCCAGGTCGCCTATCAACCGGACAGCCGCCAGGCGATCGCCGATTCGTGGCCCCGGAGCCTGGACGACAGCCGCGCGAGTGCCGACTGGGGCTGGAAGGCCCGTATCGGCATCGAAGAAATGGTTGCCAGCATGCTCGAGAACATCGACGTCGGCATCACGGCCTAG